A part of Biomphalaria glabrata chromosome 3, xgBioGlab47.1, whole genome shotgun sequence genomic DNA contains:
- the LOC106069574 gene encoding uncharacterized protein LOC106069574 — translation MNGHLIPNSCIAIDSWRIKTTTVEYIHFLTHIHSDHTVGLTSTWQKPIYCSEITAYLLIERYGVKQKLIQILPLNQSVVVQVFLSHLQSSTFTVTAFDANHCPGAIMLYFQGSFGNVLYTGDFRLSEDIIEMAKKLSGQVDTLYLDNTFCSPRCVFPSQDDCFEEIVDIIRKHPNHKVIIGLRKIGKETLLGRLGVTLNETITVSPESYKLCDLLFSTNVLTTANSSKKTSRLSVVPVEVVTRMLSILNKHSPTIGIIPTAIFTGCTENVMKNPNLYIVPYSDHCSYPELVQFVSALRPNKVLPIVTGTKGPYNSDFSDRLNMSCFDAYLSQPHAVSTNATNLLDSHTETERLTGTVTNSKLSLVKRRMLSTKKKAKAKGVVYCKGFYPIQEPIADKPSALKDGIIFEDKEASFKMCVTSGHPSIDLTAQESESCHSLNEPATQTTYDHPSDLPELINSRISQIDFCPDSLDYEKTASSSNSHEDSINVIDLTSDNKDVADFYVPSDTFQINCTLDNHEQVDSKSVLPEKTLDVNAAEQNTQLQDFGINTEVEETGKTKEKTNQLVKIRSSRHSSKTQDLSNTSKYTKCIKKLCNACDVIDMSEKNGEKVTLLMDWDSNKQVKQRGRAKRKRNRLVEIPSSKVQNRESPSKESSQSSHTRSKKKCINSEIPTILSTSISKQVPLLDVQETNNGAVHPTADTLQHCHEKKQPHSRKEEVANPSAALLPLIPQKRGRGRPKKKDQLSNDKNSKNLVSLIQADRLNRTNTHLRKSAIGKIKRENSPNAAQTKKLVSLICSAVCSALLPLRTKRLIKNEVTHDVAPASCPSGMSDSSQDALKDSLESRKWETSTTNHSLEDLNFLSASDEEYTIKKLSNQVCFNKKSLHIIDSSILVGTQDENKISESESNKLHKQICLKDSIKNTRKIDEFPTIKDTSHSTDEELGDHMCSKDRVENRNTLSKSQAASCVNLPEPSDSTSSALTNHSVLQGKVKETYIKYCAMESSSVGPEEIKDYRSVHINNDSSKQTPQGSSCLPVEFPTIKDTSHSTDEELGDHLCSKDRVENRNTLPKSQAASCVNLPELSNSTSSALTNHSVLQGKVKETYIKYCAMESSSVGPEEIRDYISVHINNDSSKQTPQGSSCLPVVRKISETICSDGDLKATLDQTSDEHSNEFTMDTVITGQGSHKSTISNKVHFCYDCFISRFPSAVIENQVNACFVCEKSVQKKIFCDQMFVNTLKDLFFRKDSVKS, via the exons ATGAATGGACATTTAATTCCAAACAGTTGTATAGCAATTGATTCCTGGAGAATCAAGACTACAACAGTTGAGTATATACATTTCCTAACCCACATTCACAGTGATCATACTGTTGGGTTGACGTCAACATGGCAGAAGCCAATCTACTGTTCAGAAATCACAGCTTATTTGTTAATAGAAAGGTATGGTGTCAAGCAAAAGCTCATACAAATACTGCCTTTGAACCAGAGTGTAGTAGTGCAAGTCTTTCTTTCTCACCTACAGAGCAGTACATTCACTGTGACTGCTTTTGATGCAAACCATTGCCCAGGGGCTATAATGTTGTATTTTCAAGGCAGCTTTGGCAATGTGCTGTACACAGGTGACTTCAGACTGTCAGAAGACATAATTGAAATGGCTAAAAAACTGTCTGGACAAGTGGATACACTGTATTTAGACAACACATTCTGTAGCCCACGGTGTGTCTTCCCAAGCCAAGATGATTGCTTTGAAGAGATTGTTGACATTATAAGAAAACATCCCAACCATAAGGTCATAATAGGCCTAAGAAAGATAGGCAAAGAGACACTGCTAGGTCGCTTGGGTGTCACTTTGAATGAAACTATTACAGTGTCGCCTGAAagttacaaattgtgtgatttacTTTTTTCAACCAACGTCTTAACAACTGCTAATTCAAGCAAGAAAACCTCCAGACTAAGTGTTGTCCCCGTGGAAGTAGTTACCCGAATGTTAAGTATTTTGAACAAGCATTCACCAACAATTGGCATTATTCCAACAGCCATTTTTACAG GTTGTACAGAAAATGTGATGAAGAATCCCAATCTGTACATAGTGCCATACTCTGATCACTGTAGCTACCCTGAACTTGTTCAGTTTGTGTCTGCACTCAGGCCTAATAAGGTTCTCCCTATTGTAACAGGCACTAAAGGCCCTTACAACTCAGACTTCAGTGATAGACTTAACATGTCCTGCTTTGATGCTTACCTTTCTCAGCCACATGCTGTTAGTACTAATGCTACCAATCTGCTTGATAGCCATACAGAAACGGAGAGATTAACAGGAACTGTAACCAACTCTAAATTATCCTTAGTCAAGAGGAGAATGCTCAGTACTAAAAAGAAAGCTAAAGCAAAGGGGGTTGTTTATTGCAAAGGTTTTTACCCTATACAAGAACCAATAGCAGATAAACCAAGTGCTTTAAAAGATGGTATCATTTTTGAGGATAAAGAAGCATCCTTCAAAATGTGTGTAACAAGTGGTCATCCTTCCATTGATTTGACAGCTCAAGAAAGTGAAAGCTGTCACTCTTTAAATGAGCCAGCTACTCAGACTACTTATGACCATCCTAGTGATTTGCCTGAGCTCATTAACTCCAGAATTTCTCAAATAGATTTCTGTCCTGACTCATTGgactatgaaaaaactgctagTTCATCAAATAGTCATGAAGACAGCATTAATGTCATTGATCTGACCTCAGACAATAAAGATGTTGCAGATTTTTATGTGCCCAGCGACACTTTTCAAATTAATTGTACTCTGGATAATCATGAGCAAGTTGATTCAAAATCAGTTCTACCAGAGAAGACACTGGATGTAAATGCGGCAGAGCAAAACACTCAGTTACAGGATTTTGGTATAAACACAGAAGTTGAAGAAACAGGTAAAACCAAAGAGAAAACAAACCAGCTTGTTAAAATACGAAGTAGCAGACATAGTTCAAAGACTCAAGACTTATCTAATACCAGCAAATatacaaaatgtataaaaaagcTCTGTAATGCTTGTGATGTTATTGATATGTCAGAAAAAAACGGTGAAAAGGTCACACTTTTGATGGATTGGGATAGCAACAAGCAAGTTAAACAAAGGGGTAGAGCCAAAAGGAAAAGGAATCGGCTAGTTGAAATCCCATCATCAAAGGTACAAAATAGGGAAAGTCCTTCAAAGGAATCTAGCCAATCATCCCATAccaggagcaaaaaaaaatgcattaataGTGAAATCCCTACTATTCTTTCTACTAGCATTTCAAAACAAGTGCCATTGTTAGATGTTCAGGAAACCAACAATGGTGCTGTTCACCCAACAGCAGATACATTACAGCATTGTCATGAAAAGAAACAACCTCATTCCAGGAAAGAAGAGGTAGCAAATCCATCTGCTGCTTTGCTTCCACTGATACCACAAAAAAGGGGTCGCGGTCGCCCTAAGAAAAAGGACCAATTATCAAATGACAAGAATAGCAAAAATCTGGTTAGTCTAATACAAGCAGATAGGCTTAAtagaacaaacacacatttacgaAAATCAGCTATTGGGAAAATAAAAAGGGAAAACAGCCCTAATGCAGCTCAGACTAAGAAGTTAGTGTCACTTATATGCTCAGCTGTTTGTTCTGCTTTACTGCCTTTGAGAACCAAAAGGCTGATTAAGAATGAAGTTACACATGATGTAGCACCTGCATCCTGTCCAAGTGGCATGTCCGATTCATCACAAGATGCCCTCAAAGACTCTCTTGAAAGCAGAAAATGGGAGACATCTACCACCAATCATAGTCTGGAGGATTTAAATTTTTTGAGTGCATCAGATGAAGAATACACAATTAAAAAGCTGTCAAACCAAGTTTGTTTCAATAAGAAATCTTTACATATCATTGACTCGTCTATACTAGTGGGTACacaagatgaaaataaaatctcaGAATCTGAAAGCAACAAATTGCATAAACAAATTTGCTTAAAGGACAGTATAAAGAACACTAGAAAAATTGACGAGTTCCCAACAATCAAAGATACATCACATTCTACAGATGAAGAGTTAGGGGATCACATGTGTTCTAAGGACAGAGTTGAGAACAGAAATACATTATCTAAATCTCAGGCTGCTTCATGTGTAAATCTACCTGAACCTTCAGATTCTACCAGCAGTGCTCTCACAAACCATTCTGTGTTACAGGGCAAAGTAAAAGAGACTTACATTAAGTACTGTGCAATGGAGTCATCATCAGTGGGGCCTGAGGAAATAAAGGATTACAGAAGTGTGCATATCAACAATGATTCGAGCAAACAAACACCACAGGGGTCTTCCTGCTTGCCTGTTGAGTTCCCAACAATCAAAGATACATCACATTCTACAGATGAAGAGTTAGGGGATCATCTGTGTTCTAAGGACAGAGTTGAGAACAGAAATACATTACCTAAATCTCAGGCTGCTTCATGTGTAAATCTACCTGAACTTTCAAATTCTACCAGTAGTGCTCTCACAAACCATTCTGTGTTACAGGGCAAAGTAAAGGAGACTTACATTAAGTACTGTGCAATGGAGTCATCATCAGTGGGGCCTGAGGAAATAAGGGATTACATAAGTGTGCACATCAACAATGATTCGAGCAAACAAACACCACAGGGGTCTTCCTGCTTGCCTGTTGTAAGGAAGATTTCTGAAACTATTTGCAGTGATGGGGATCTCAAAGCAACCCTTGATCAAACTAGTGATGAACATTCCAATGAATTCACAATGGATACAGTGATAACAGGCCAAGGAAGCCACAAGTCTACTATATCCAACAAAGTTCATTTTTGCTATGATTGTTTCATCAGCAGATTTCCTTCAGCTGTCATAGAGAATCAAGTGAACGCATGCTTTGTTTGTGAAAAGTCAGttcaaaaaaagatattttgtgaTCAGATGTTTGTGAACActttaaaagatttattctttaGAAAGGATTCTGTAAAGAGCTGA
- the LOC106069567 gene encoding LOW QUALITY PROTEIN: 5' exonuclease Apollo-like (The sequence of the model RefSeq protein was modified relative to this genomic sequence to represent the inferred CDS: inserted 2 bases in 1 codon), which translates to MNGHIIQNTHIAIDKWEKRDCXYMYVHFLIHIHDDHTDGLTSTWQKPVYCSELIAQLLVERFEVKKELINILPLNQSTIVPISLSRIQNSTFTVTAFDANHCPGSIILYFEGSFGNVLYTGDFKLSDDIIEQAKKLSGQVDLLYLDNTFCSPHCVFPSQDDCFNQILDIIQKHPSHNVAIGLDKTGKETLLVRLGVHLNETITVSCERYKLCNLLFKTNVFITSMGEKTSRLTVVSKRKLYQTLRDLNNHSPTIGIIPTAIFAGSFFSGCSENTMKNPNLYIVPYSDHCSYTELVQFVYALRPSKVVPIVTGTKDRFNMSCFDAYLSQPHAVSANATNQFSSHSETQILLGGIGYNTSAIVKGKKLTRRSKPPAKGVVYCEDSEL; encoded by the exons ATGAATGGTCATATAATTCAAAACACTCATATAGCAATAGATAAATGGGAAAAAAGAGACTG ATATATGTATGTACATTTCCTAATCCATATTCACGATGATCATACTGATGGGTTGACATCAACATGGCAGAAGCCAGTCTACTgttcaga gcttatagcccAATTGTTAGTGGAAAGGTTTGAGGTCAAGAAagaacttataaatatattgcCATTGAACCAGAGCACGATTGTGccaatctctctttctcgcaTACAGAACTCTACCTTCACTGTGACCGCTTTTGATGCCAACCATTGTCCAGGTTCtattatattgtattttgagGGCAGCTTTGGCAATGTGCTGTACACCGGCGACTTCAAGCTGTCTGATGACATAATTGAACAGGCAAAGAAACTTTCTGGGCAAGTGGACTTACTCTATTTAGACAACACATTCTGTAGCCCTCATTGTGTTTTCCCGAGCCAAGATGATTGCTTTAATCAGATTTTAGACATAATACAAAAACATCCCAGCCATAATGTTGCTATTGGTCTTGACAAAACAGGCAAAGAGACTCTACTAGTTCGCTTGGGCGTCCATTTGAATGAAACAATTACAGTTTCATGTGAAAGATATAAATTGTGTAATCTACTCTTTAAAACCAATGTATTTATAACTTCTATGGGTGAGAAAACCTCTAGATTGACTGTTGTTTCTAAGAGAAAGTTGTACCAAACTTTAAGGGATTTGAACAATCATTCACCAACGATCGGCATTATTCCAACAGCAATTTTTGCAG GATCATTCTTTTCAGGTTGCTCAGAAAATACGATGAAGAATCCCAATCTGTACATAGTGCCATATTCTGATCACTGTAGCTACACTGAACTTGTTCAGTTTGTGTATGCACTCAGACCTAGCAAGGTTGTTCCTATAGTCACAGGAACTAAAGATAGATTTAACATGTCTTGCTTTGATGCCTACCTTTCTCAACCACATGCTGTTAGTGCTAATGCTACTAATCAGTTTAGTAGTCATTCAGAAACACAGATACTATTAGGAGGTATAGGCTATAATACATCAGCCATAGTGAAGGGGAAAAAGCTCACGCGCAGAAGCAAACCCCCAGCAAAGGGGGTTGTTTATTGTGAAGACTCTGAACTTTAA